The proteins below are encoded in one region of Chiloscyllium punctatum isolate Juve2018m chromosome 9, sChiPun1.3, whole genome shotgun sequence:
- the atp6v1ab gene encoding V-type proton ATPase catalytic subunit A isoform X1, with the protein MRRDQLTKLETALQRGVRCPEQIKMDFSKLPKIRDEDHETMVGYVHGVSGPVVTASNMAGAAMYELVRVGHSELVGEIIRLEGDMATIQVYEETSGVSVGDPVLRTGKPLSVELGPGIMGAIFDGIQRPLKDINDLTQSIYIPRGVNVNALSRDLKWEFTPSKNMRVGSHITGGDIYGFVFENSLIKHKIMLPPKSRGTVTYVAPPGCYDVSDVVLELEFEGIKEKFTMVQVWPVRQVRPVTEKLPASHPLLTGQRVLDALFPCVQGGTTAIPGAFGCGKTVISQSLSKYSNSDVIIYVGCGERGNEMSEVLRDFPELTMEVDGKVESIMKRTSLVANTSNMPVAAREASIYTGITLSEYFRDMGYHVSMMADSTSRWAEALREISGRLAEMPADSGYPAYLGARLASFYERAGRVKCLGNPEREGSVSIVGAVSPPGGDFSDPVTSATLGIVQVFWGLDKKLAQRKHFPSVNWLISYSKYTRALDEYYDKHFPEFVPLRTKAKEILQEEEDLAEIVQLVGKASLAETDKITLEVAKLIKDDFLQQNGYTPYDRFCPFYKTVGMLSNMIGFYDMARHAVESTAQSDNKITWSIIREHMGEILYKLSSMKFKDPVKDGEAKIKADYLQLFEDMQTAFRSLED; encoded by the exons ATGCGCCGGGATCAGCTGACTAAGCTCGAGACAGCGCTGCAGAGAGGAGTCCGTTGCCCGGAGCAG ATCAAGATGGATTTCAGCAAACTTCCCAAGATACGAGATGAGGACCATGAGACGATGGTTGGATATGTCCATGGTGTCTCTGGTCCTG TTGTCACTGCTTCCAATATGGCTGGAGCAGCAATGTACGAGCTGGTTCGTGTAGGTCACTCTGAGTTGGTTGGTGAGATTATCCGCTTGGAGGGTGATATGGCAACAATACAAGTCTATGAAGAAACCT CTGGTGTATCTGTTGGAGATCCAGTGCTTCGTACAGGGAAGCCACTTTCTGTGGAGCTGGGCCCTGGCATCATGGGAGCCATCTTTGATGGGATCCAGCGACCTCTGAAGGATATCAATGATCTAACGCAGAGTATTTACATCCCTCGTGGTGTCAACGTGAATGCACTGAGCAGAGATTTGAAGTGGGAATTTACTCCTTCCAAGAATATGCGA GTTGGTAGTCACATCACTGGTGGAGATATATATGGATTCGTCTTTGAAAATTCTCTTATTAAGCACAAGATCATGCTTCCACCTAAAAGCAGGGGAACTGTTACGTATGTTGCCCCACCAGGATGCTACGATGTTTCT GATGTTGTTCTGGAACTTGAATTTGAAGGCATTAAGGAGAAGTTTACCATGGTTCAAGTATGGCCTGTACGTCAGGTAAGGCCAGTTACTGAGAAGCTCCCAGCAAGTCACCCTCTGCTGACAGGACAGCGTGTGCTGGATGCACTTTTCCC TTGCGTACAAGGTGGAACCACAGCAATCCCAGGTGCCTTTGGGTGTGGAAAGACAGTGATTTCTCAGTCACTCTCAAAGTACTCTAACAGTGATGTGATCATCTATGTTGGATGTGGGGAACGTGGCAATGAAATGTCTGAAGTACTGAGAGATTTCCCAGAG CTGACAATGGAAGTTGATGGAAAAGTGGAAAGCATTATGAAGAGAACATCTTTGGTGGCTAATACCTCGAACATGCCAGTTGCTGCCAGGGAAGCCTCCATCTACACAG GCATTACCCTTTCTGAATACTTCAGAGATATGGGTTACCATGTTAGTATGATGGCAGATTCCACATCCCGATGGGCTGAGGCGCTAAGAGAAATCTCTGGACGTTTAGCAGAAATGCCTGCTG ACAGTGGTTATCCAGCTTACCTGGGTGCCCGTTTAGCCTCATTTTATGAGCGTGCAGGTCGGGTGAAGTGTCTGGGAAACCCTGAGCGAGAGGGTAGTGTCAGCATTGTTGGAGC AGTTTCTCCCCCTGGTGGTGATTTCTCTGATCCTGTGACATCAGCTACTCTTGGTATCGTACAG GTGTTTTGGGGGTTGGATAAGAAGTTGGCACAGCGCAAGCACTTTCCTTCAGTCAACTGGTTGATCAGTTACAGTAAGTACACACGTGCTCTGGACGAATACTATGATAAGCACTTCCCTGAATTTGTGCCATTGAGGACCAAAGCTAAAGAGATCCTGCAGGAAGAAGAGGACCTAGCAGAAATTGTCCAGCTTGTTGGAAAA GCATCCCTGGCAGAGACTGACAAAATAACTTTGGAGGTTGCAAAATTGATTAAGGATGATTTCCTGCAACAGAATGGATATACACCCTACGACCG ATTTTGCCCATTCTACAAAACTGTCGGTATGCTATCAAATATGATCGGCTTCTACGATATGGCTCGGCATGCTGTTGAGTCAACTGCTCAAAGTGATAACAAGATTACATGGTCGATTATCCGTGAGCACATGGGCGAGATATTGTACAAGCTGAGTTCCATGAAGTTCAAG GACCCAGTCAAGGATGGAGAGGCAAAAATCAAAGCAGACTACTTGCAACTCTTTGAAGACATGCAAACAGCATTCCGTTCTCTAGAAGACTAA
- the atp6v1ab gene encoding V-type proton ATPase catalytic subunit A isoform X2, protein MDFSKLPKIRDEDHETMVGYVHGVSGPVVTASNMAGAAMYELVRVGHSELVGEIIRLEGDMATIQVYEETSGVSVGDPVLRTGKPLSVELGPGIMGAIFDGIQRPLKDINDLTQSIYIPRGVNVNALSRDLKWEFTPSKNMRVGSHITGGDIYGFVFENSLIKHKIMLPPKSRGTVTYVAPPGCYDVSDVVLELEFEGIKEKFTMVQVWPVRQVRPVTEKLPASHPLLTGQRVLDALFPCVQGGTTAIPGAFGCGKTVISQSLSKYSNSDVIIYVGCGERGNEMSEVLRDFPELTMEVDGKVESIMKRTSLVANTSNMPVAAREASIYTGITLSEYFRDMGYHVSMMADSTSRWAEALREISGRLAEMPADSGYPAYLGARLASFYERAGRVKCLGNPEREGSVSIVGAVSPPGGDFSDPVTSATLGIVQVFWGLDKKLAQRKHFPSVNWLISYSKYTRALDEYYDKHFPEFVPLRTKAKEILQEEEDLAEIVQLVGKASLAETDKITLEVAKLIKDDFLQQNGYTPYDRFCPFYKTVGMLSNMIGFYDMARHAVESTAQSDNKITWSIIREHMGEILYKLSSMKFKDPVKDGEAKIKADYLQLFEDMQTAFRSLED, encoded by the exons ATGGATTTCAGCAAACTTCCCAAGATACGAGATGAGGACCATGAGACGATGGTTGGATATGTCCATGGTGTCTCTGGTCCTG TTGTCACTGCTTCCAATATGGCTGGAGCAGCAATGTACGAGCTGGTTCGTGTAGGTCACTCTGAGTTGGTTGGTGAGATTATCCGCTTGGAGGGTGATATGGCAACAATACAAGTCTATGAAGAAACCT CTGGTGTATCTGTTGGAGATCCAGTGCTTCGTACAGGGAAGCCACTTTCTGTGGAGCTGGGCCCTGGCATCATGGGAGCCATCTTTGATGGGATCCAGCGACCTCTGAAGGATATCAATGATCTAACGCAGAGTATTTACATCCCTCGTGGTGTCAACGTGAATGCACTGAGCAGAGATTTGAAGTGGGAATTTACTCCTTCCAAGAATATGCGA GTTGGTAGTCACATCACTGGTGGAGATATATATGGATTCGTCTTTGAAAATTCTCTTATTAAGCACAAGATCATGCTTCCACCTAAAAGCAGGGGAACTGTTACGTATGTTGCCCCACCAGGATGCTACGATGTTTCT GATGTTGTTCTGGAACTTGAATTTGAAGGCATTAAGGAGAAGTTTACCATGGTTCAAGTATGGCCTGTACGTCAGGTAAGGCCAGTTACTGAGAAGCTCCCAGCAAGTCACCCTCTGCTGACAGGACAGCGTGTGCTGGATGCACTTTTCCC TTGCGTACAAGGTGGAACCACAGCAATCCCAGGTGCCTTTGGGTGTGGAAAGACAGTGATTTCTCAGTCACTCTCAAAGTACTCTAACAGTGATGTGATCATCTATGTTGGATGTGGGGAACGTGGCAATGAAATGTCTGAAGTACTGAGAGATTTCCCAGAG CTGACAATGGAAGTTGATGGAAAAGTGGAAAGCATTATGAAGAGAACATCTTTGGTGGCTAATACCTCGAACATGCCAGTTGCTGCCAGGGAAGCCTCCATCTACACAG GCATTACCCTTTCTGAATACTTCAGAGATATGGGTTACCATGTTAGTATGATGGCAGATTCCACATCCCGATGGGCTGAGGCGCTAAGAGAAATCTCTGGACGTTTAGCAGAAATGCCTGCTG ACAGTGGTTATCCAGCTTACCTGGGTGCCCGTTTAGCCTCATTTTATGAGCGTGCAGGTCGGGTGAAGTGTCTGGGAAACCCTGAGCGAGAGGGTAGTGTCAGCATTGTTGGAGC AGTTTCTCCCCCTGGTGGTGATTTCTCTGATCCTGTGACATCAGCTACTCTTGGTATCGTACAG GTGTTTTGGGGGTTGGATAAGAAGTTGGCACAGCGCAAGCACTTTCCTTCAGTCAACTGGTTGATCAGTTACAGTAAGTACACACGTGCTCTGGACGAATACTATGATAAGCACTTCCCTGAATTTGTGCCATTGAGGACCAAAGCTAAAGAGATCCTGCAGGAAGAAGAGGACCTAGCAGAAATTGTCCAGCTTGTTGGAAAA GCATCCCTGGCAGAGACTGACAAAATAACTTTGGAGGTTGCAAAATTGATTAAGGATGATTTCCTGCAACAGAATGGATATACACCCTACGACCG ATTTTGCCCATTCTACAAAACTGTCGGTATGCTATCAAATATGATCGGCTTCTACGATATGGCTCGGCATGCTGTTGAGTCAACTGCTCAAAGTGATAACAAGATTACATGGTCGATTATCCGTGAGCACATGGGCGAGATATTGTACAAGCTGAGTTCCATGAAGTTCAAG GACCCAGTCAAGGATGGAGAGGCAAAAATCAAAGCAGACTACTTGCAACTCTTTGAAGACATGCAAACAGCATTCCGTTCTCTAGAAGACTAA